In Motilibacter aurantiacus, the genomic stretch ACGCCATGACCGCGCACTGGGAGCAGGAGGCGTCGCCGGGCACGTGGGTGCCGTGGATGCAGATGGAGTTCGCGCGCGTCGGGTGAGGGCGCCGGCACGGGCGCGGGGGGGCTCAGGTCAGCCGGACCGTCCGGCCCCCGGCCTGCACGACGTCCCCCACCGCCAGCTGCGCGCCGCGCCGGGTCTCCGGCTGCCCGTTGAGCAGTACCTGGCCGGACTCCAGCAGCTCCTTGGCGGCACCGCCGGTGTCCACCACGCCGACCAGCTTGAGCAGCTGGCCGAGCCGGATCCCGTTGCCGACCTCCACCTCGTCCACCCGCTCATGGTCCCAGCCGTCCCCGCCGCCCTGTCAGTCCCCTCCGGCACGACCCGCCGCAGGAGCGACGAGGGAGGCACGGATGCGGCTGCTGGTGGCCACGGCCGAGGGGCAGGGCGAACGGCCCGACGACGTCGACCGCGCGGTCGAGGCGAGCTGGTCATGCTCGGGGACGTGTGCGCCGTCGACCGGGACGACCGGGACGACCCGGGCGGCGGCTGCGGGTGTGGCCGGGCCTTCGCCGGGCTCGCCTCGCACCCGCCCCACGACCACCGCGCTGATGCGCGACCTGGACGTGACGCCCGTCGTCCTCGAGCTGGCCGTTCGCGCCTCGCTGCATGCGCGGGGGCGGGTGCTCGGCGACGGCGTGCCGGAGGACGAGGCGTACGTGCGCGAGACCGTCGACGAGCTGCTCCGCTCCGGCGGGCTGTGGCCGGCGGCACGGTCGTCGGCCGCCGGCTGGACGTGGTCTTCGTCCGCTCGCTGCCGCTGTCCGGGGCGTGGCTCGCCTGACGCCCGGCGGCCGTCGGCTAATCTGGCCGTGAAGGGGAGTAGCCCTCCCGTCACCGGTCGACATGCTGGCGCTGCGGCGCCCGGTCGGTGAGCTCCCGGCGCAGGGAGTGGGCGAGACCTTCGGCACTGCACTGCTGACCGGTCACGCCCCCGGCGTGGCTCTCGTTGGCGTGGTGCCGGAGGGCCGCGCCGCAGCCCTTCGCATCGCGCCGGAAAGGCCGTCCGTGAGCCTCGACCTCGGCGTCGCCCTCACCGCGTTCGTCCCGCTGCTCCTGCTCGAGCTGCCGGACAAGACGTTCATCGCCACCCTCGTCCTGTCCACGCGCTACCGCCCGCTGACCGCCTGGATCGGCGTCGGCCTCGCC encodes the following:
- a CDS encoding RNA-binding S4 domain-containing protein, with protein sequence MDEVEVGNGIRLGQLLKLVGVVDTGGAAKELLESGQVLLNGQPETRRGAQLAVGDVVQAGGRTVRLT